From the Labrus mixtus unplaced genomic scaffold, fLabMix1.1 SCAFFOLD_202, whole genome shotgun sequence genome, the window TAAGCTGACTGATGTCCAGTTAGTAGTTAAGGAATCGTCTTCTATTCCACCAAGAATCAGTGTGTCAAGGTCAACGACCCAGCTTGTGGAAGAAGATGTAGTGAGAGCAATTGCAGTTATGCTTGTTATGAAGTCGCTTTCTCTACCGCCTGATACTATATTGCCTTCGTCCTCATTCCAGTTGGAGAAAATAGAGGTAGATGCATTCAACTGAACTGATGTCGTGCTAATCAGTGAATTATTTTCAGTTCCTCCTATGATTTTCGTCAGTGTATCGACATTCCATAAAGAGTAGAAGGTTACTGGAGCAGTTAAGCTGCTAGTTGTCCAGTTAGTAGTTAAGGAATCGTCTTCTATTCCACCAAGAATCAGTGTGTCAAGGTCAACGACCCAGCTTGTGGAAGAAGATGGAGTGAGAGCAATTGCAGTGATATTTGTTGTCACATCATTTTCTTTACCACCTGAAACAATGTTATCTGCATCGTTGTTCCAGTTCGAGAAAGTAGAAGTAGATGCATTCAATTGAATTGGGGTAATACTAATCAGTGAAGTTTTTTCAATTCCTCCGAGGATTTTCGTTAGTGTATAGACATTCCATAAAGAGTAGAAGGTTACTGGAGCAGATAAGCTGACTGATGTCCAGTTAGTAGTGAAGGAATCGTCTTCTATTCCACCAAGAATCAGTGTGTCAAGGTCAACGACCCAGCTTGTGGAAGAAGATGGAGTTAGAACAATAGCAGTGATATTTGTTGTCACATTACTTTCTTTACCACCTGAAACAATGTTATCTGCATCCTCATTCCAGTTGGAGAAAATAGAGGTAGATGCATTCAACTGAACTGGTGTCGCGCTAATCAGTGAAGTATTTTCAGTTCCTCCGAGGACTTTCGTCAGTGTATCTACATTCCATGAAGAGTAGAAAGTAATTGGAGCAGTTAAGCTACTAGCTGTCCAGTTAGTAGTGAAGGAATCGTCTTCTATTCCACCAAGAATCAATGTATTTAGGTCAACGACCCAGCTTGTGGAAGAGGATGGAGTGAGAGCAATAGCAGTTATGCTTGTTATGAAGTCGCTTTCTCTACCGCCTGATACTATATTGCCTTCGTCCTCATTCCAGCTCGAGAAAATAGAGGTAGATGCATTCAACTGAACTGGTGTCGCGCTAATCAGTGAAGTATTTTCAGTTCCTCCGAGGACTTTCGTCAGTGTATCGACATTCCATGAAGAGTAGAAAGTAATTGGAGCAGTTAAGCTACTAGCTGTCCAGTTAGTAGTGAAGGAATCGTCTTCTATTCCACCAAGAATCAATGTATTTAGGTCAACGACCCAGCTTGTGGAAGAGGATGGAGTGAGAGCAAGAGCTTTCTGGCTTATGATCAAGTAATTTTCTCTACCACCTAAGATGACATCATCTGCATCGTCATTCCAGTTTGAGAAAATAGAAGTAGATGCAGTCAATTGAACTGGTGTCACACTAATCAGTGAAGTATTTTCAATTCCCCCGAAAGCTTTCTTCAGTGTATCGACATTCCATGAAGAGTAGAAAGTAATTGGAGCAGTTAAGCTACTAGCCGTCCAGTTAGTAGTGAAGGAGCCGTCTTCTATTCCACCAAGAATCAGTGTATTTAGGTCAACGACCCATTCTGTTGATTTGGATGGAGTGAGAGCAATAGCTGTCATGCTAATTAGGACATCGTTATTGATTCCACCTAATATTCTGTCATAAAGATCATCATTCCAAGAGGAAAAGGTAGAAGATGTATTGCTGACTGAGGTTTTTGCTAAGCTAATACGAGAAGGATTTTCGATTCCCCCAAGTAGAGCTGTTACTATATCGACATTCCAGTAAGAGAAAGAAGGGGTTAAAGCTGTCAAGCTGATAGGTGTCACTAATGTTGTCATTGTGTCATCTTTGATGCCACCAATGCTCAAATCATCAAGATCAAAAACCCAGTCTGTGGCAGAAGATGGAGTGAGTGCAATAGCTTTCAATATTGTGATCAAGTTACTTTCTTTACCACCGAAGAACATGTCATTTGTATTGATATTCCATCTGGATAAGATAGAATTGGACGTGATCAATTGCACATTTGTGACACCTGTTACAGAATCCATTTTCGATACATAGATTTCTTTATCGACATTCCAGGAAGAGTAGAAGGTTACTGGAGCAGTTAAGCTGACGGCTGTCCAATTAGTAGTTAATGTGTCGTTAGAAAGACCACCAAGTATAAGGGTGTCAAGGTCAACGACCCATTCCGTTGATTTAGATGGAGTGAGTGCAATAGCTGTCATGCTAATTAGGGCATCGTTATTGATTCCACCTAATATTCTGTCATAAAGATCATCATTCCAAGATGAGAAAGTCGGAGATGTATTGCTGACTGAGGCTTTTGCTAAGCTAATACGAGAAGGATTTTCGATTCCCCCAAGTAGAGTTGTTACTATATCGACATTCCAGTAAGAGAAAGAAGGGGTTAAAGCTGTCAGGCTGATAGGTGTCACTAATATTGTCATTGTGTCATCTTTGATGCCGCCAATGCTCAAATCATCAAGATCAAAAACCCAGTCTGTGGCAGAAGATGGAGTGAGTGCAATAGCTTTCAATATTGTGATCAAGTTACTTTCTTTGCCTCCGAAGAACATATCATTTGTCCTGATGTTCCATCTGGATAATAAAGAATTGGATGCTACCAATTGAACAGGTGTTACACCTGTCACAGTAGCAGCTTTCGCTCCACCGATTTCTGTATCTACATTCCATGCAGAGTAAGAAGTGGTTGAATCCGTAAGGATAATAGGTGTCACTAGGGTTATAAATGTGTCATCTTTGATGCCACCTAGGCTCAAATCGTCAAGATCAATAACCCAATCTGTAGAAGCAGATGGAGTGAGAGCAAGAGCTGTTAAGATCTTGATTAAGTCATTTTCTCTACCACCTAATAGTAGTCCGCTTGGATCGGCATTCCATCGTGATAAGAGAGAATTGGATGCTATCAATTGAACAGGTGCAATTGTAGGAGAAGAAGGTTCTGTGCCAGAGGAAATTCTTGTATCTGTATCGATATTCCAAGAAGAGTAGATAGAAATTGGAGGGATCAAACTGACAATAGCCAAGTTGGTTATTAATTCGTTATCTTCAAAACCTCCTATTGTCAATTCATCGATATCAACAACCCAATCTGTGGATTTAGATGGAATGAGAGGAAGAGCTTTCAATATTGTGATTGCTTCATTTTCTCTACCACCTACGATTAATCCATTTGGATCGGCATTCCATCGTGATAAGAGAGAATTGGATGCTATCAATTGAACAGGTGCAATTGTAGGAGAAGAAGGTTCTGCGCCAGAGGAAATTCTTGTATCTGTATCGATATTCCAAGAAGAGTAGATGGAAATTGGAGGGATCAAACTGACAATAGCCAAGTTGGTTATTAATTCGTTATCTTCAAAACCTCCTATTGTCAATTCATCAAGGGCAACAACCCAATCTGTAGAAGAGGATGGGGCAAGAGCAATAGGTAATACAGGAATACTTTCGTTGTTGTCTATTCCACCAAATACTCCAAAATCTATTTCTTCATTCCATAAGGAATAAAAGATTGTTGAATTTCCTAAAAATACGTCTGGGAGAATTGTTAGTTTTTCATTTGCTATTCCACCTATTGCATTTTTAACTGAATCTGCATTCCAAGAAGAATTTATGAGATTTGCTTGAGATAAAGCGGGTGAAGCAAAAAAGATAGCACCCTTGAAGGAACCAAGGTAAGTACTACCATATGTGTAATCATTGATATCACCCCAAACAGGGGCATAGCCTGAGCCTGATTGTAAGCTACTTATTGTCCATGTGAGAGTTGTTGCATAAATTGAACTGTTTTCACTTCCCTCTATTACATCTAGTGAATTCTCATTCCATAGGTCCCATGCTGTTAGAGCAATAGGATTTAGATGTTTTACTGTTACAGCAAAAAACACTGCATGAACCGTAGAGTTGTCATTGCCCTGGATAGCAGTTTCTGGCTCGATGTTCCATCTTGAAGGATCTGTTAAAGGAGCTGATAAAATTACGTTTGTGAAGGACGTTTTAACTAAAAAACGTACCAAGTCAAAGCTTCCATTTATATAGTCATTTACATCGACCCATTGAGAATCAAAGAGCGAACCAGGAGTTAGACCCACTTGTGTGATAGAAAATGTTATTGGATAGACAAGACCATTAAAGCTTCCATCTAAGCCATAAATATGGTCTTCATTCCAATTATTATTGACCTGAGTTGATTGAGAGAGGTTTGAAGATATGGCGATTAAAGAAGCAGAATAAGTGTTTGTACTTCCTTCTGTAGATTCTACTTGCTCGCTGTTCCAATAATGTAAGTGAATAGAATTCGTATTGGCGATAGTAGATTTATTGAAGGCAAAAGAAGATGTAGAAAATAGGGTATGGCTACCACTTATGTAATCGACTAGATTATTGTTCCAGAGTGATTTAGAGCTTGTCAAAGAAGCTAATGTAGTAtttgtaaataaagaaataagatAGTTAGTGTAGTTGTCAAAACTACCGTATGTTTCATCTGCAATGTCGTTATTCCAAATAGCTCTCTTAATTGGATTGCTGAATTTATCTATTTGACCTGTTGCTTCTTGTATGAATGTTTCAGATATAGGCAATGTAATTCGAGAGATAAGTATAGAAGATACATAAGAATCTTGTGGGCCATATATGCTGTCGAGAAGCTCGACATTCCAGTGTGAGTCTAAAACATTCATCCTAGCTAGGATTGGATCGTATACAGTAAGTAAACTTGGGTATGTTATGCTAGGTAAGTTGCTTCCAGTTGTTATCGATTCATCCACATTCCAACTGCTGGAAGTAAGTATCGAGCTTGTTAATTTTATCTCTATTACATTCAATGTCGGTTCAAAGGAAGTAACTGGACTGCCGAAAATGTAGTGATCTGGATCCCAAGATAAAACAAGATTGGGGGTAATGGCGAGAGTGATAGTCGAAAAGAGAGATGATGTTGGATAAGCACTATTGAATGCTATTGCTGGAGCTGTATCTTGATTCCAGAAATCAAATTCAACCGCAGGAGAAACCAAGATGGTTTTGTTTCCTGCAAATTGTTGGAGAGGGCCTGTATTTATTGAATGTCCATTTGTTTGATTAATGACGTCTTTATTCCAGTCGTTGTTAATGATGTTGTTTGTCAAACTAAGATTTGGTTTTGGAAGAGTAAGAAATGGGAAAAGGGTGAAAGCATTTCCAATGATATGATCGATATGATCAATATTCCATAGATAAGGGAAGAAAACAGAGACGGGGGATAGGACAACTTCACTCATAGAGGTGGAATTTATGTAGTGTATGCTATTTTTGCTTCCATTGGTAATTGAATTTGGATTCATATTGTCATATGAcaaagttttttgtttattaactTTCAAAATACCAAAAAGAGATAAGTTCGTGAAATTTCCAAAAGCACCTGGCgcattttgtgttgtgtgaggGCAAGCCGAGATATGTATTGTATCTTTATTCCAACTAGTCGATATCCCGTCGTTTGCAATTAAGTGGGTCTTGGAAATCGAAGTTGTGAAAAGTGGTGTATGCAAAGAACTAGGCAGCTCTGTCCAAATCTTCTTATCATCATTCCAGTCTATATTGAATTGAGTACTCGTAGATGAAATACTGGATATTGTAAAGGCTGTATCACTCAACAAGTTTATTTTGTCGTCACTTGCATTGAGCAGGGTATCAACGTCTATATTCCAAATTATTTTTGTCGTTGAAGTAACATTGTTTCCTGATTCTCCATCTCCAGCAATTAGCTCAACTTCCTTAATGTTTTGTGCTTTAGAAAAGCTATTATTTATGCTGTTTGATGATATTGTGGCTACTAAAATATCCAAATTCCAATCATTAGTCATTAATCGTGGAATTAAATTGAGATCCTTGAAACTAATGCTcttagaattaaaaaaagaacgcTCAGAATAGTGAGGACATGCTGAAGCATGTGTAGTATTTGCATTCCATTTTTGGTTTAACAGAGTATTCATAGCGTTAATTGTAATGCTAGATCCACTCGCTAGTGGATCATAGAAACGCGATGAAGTAGGAGTTGAACGACTGCTGAGAGAAGATCTAGAAGCAGTCCATTCTCCTTGAGACGAGTCGTTAAGGTTCTCATtccaaaaaaagatttttatttgagatGGCAATGTAAAGGCAAAAGGGTGTCTTGTATAAGAAAAGTTTCCGATATCACCAAATGAATGTAGAAAAGAATCATTATTCCAGCTTGGATTTATACTAGAAAAAGTATTTGGCAATGAACTTAAAGTGAGTGCAACTTGGCTTGGAAAGTTAGTGTGAAAAAGTGATGCATCGGAAAGAGCTTGTACATCTTCCACCCATTCATTATTAAATAAGTGTGGTGCAGTAAGCATCACAGATACAATTTCAGAAAATCTTGAACTTGAAGAATGTCCTgcagaaatgaatgcatttgtaTCTATATTCCAATTGTCTTCTTCAGGATCTTGAAACCAATACGTATTTATTGCTGTGCTTGAAGGCAATTTGGGGATATTGACATTTGTTCCCGCATAAATGTTTAATGGAGTTTCTCCTACAGAGTTATGCGATAGATCAATATTCCAAGAATCGTTTGTTAAGATTGCTTGAGTCACACTAAGTGCTGagacagtttgttttggtttaaactGAAAAATTTTACTTCCTAAAGATAAAAGATCTACATCTTTCCAGTCTGGGTCAGCTTGTCCAGAATTTTCTTTGGCCAGTTGCATACCACTTATTAAAGTGATTGTGGATAAATTTGGGCTAACTGTACTACTCAAAGTGTAATTTTTATCAGTATTCCACGAATTACTTGCTATAATGGGGACATTAATTTGCGCAGTTTTGAATTGTGTAACAGAAGAAAATTGAACTGATGATGAGGCCATGAGAAATGCTGGATTTTCATTCCACAAATTTGGGAAGAGAGTCATTTTCGACAAAACAGCATCTGGAATAATCGTTGCATTAGTAAGCAACTCGACCATTGAACTGCTACCACTGGTGTGCTGTTCTGCATTATTCCACTCAATTGATATGAAAGAAGGTTCAGAGAGAGTCGCTTTATCAATTTCAGGCTGAACTGCAAATGAAGAAATATTTCCATATGTCAATGGATTGGAGTTTTTATTCCAAATGAAATTGTGATTTTCAATACTAGAAGGTATGGAAACTATATTAGTGATATATTGCAGGAGCTcatctgatgttttttctgGAACTGATGTAAAAATTACTTTCTTATTCCACTCGCTACTCAATCTTTGAGAAGGCGCAAGAGAGGCTGTTATCATTAAAGTCCCTAGTTCCGAATCAAGTTCAGTATTCGGGGCTCCTTTCAAATGGTTTATGTCAGGAACATAGAAAGAGTGAAGAGGCTGAGTCAATTGAACTCGAGAAAGAAATTCACTCCAAATAGGAGGGTAAACAACATTTGGTCcagaagatatttttaaaatgtctttattccAATTTTGGATTTCTTCTTCGGTTTTCACAAGAAAGGTCAGAGCAGGAACAATAATATTTTCTCTAAAGATCCCTATTCCACCTTTTGAGAAGTAGTTCAGGTCTTTATTCCAGAGAATAGAATTTTCTAGTGCATCCTGAACTGTATCATTGATATCGCCATCATTCGTTTGAGAGGTTGTTGTGAGGCCTACAACAGGAGGAGATGTTGGAACAGGAAGAGTTGCAGTTATAGATAAAAGAGTGGACTGTAATAAGTTTTCTGCAGAGTCTGAAGTGGAAATGTTGTCAATAATCGATTTTACTGAGCTATTGGGAGAAGATACAAGAGGAAGTGTTTGTAGAGATGCTCTAGAGAGGATAGTAGTTGTGGGAGAAGGGTCAGATCCTGCATTTTCTTCGCTTCCAGACGTGTCTCCAGTTGAAGTAGAGTCTCCACTTGTCGATGATGTGTCTCCAGTTGAAGTAGAGTCTCCACTTGTCGATGATGAAGAGTCACTTCCTTCAGTTGTTATGGAGGAGCCAGATCCTGTATTTTCTCCACTTGTCGATGATGTGTCTCCAGTTGAAGTAGAGTCTCCACTTGTCGATGATGAAGAGTCACTTCCTTCAGTTATTATGGAGGAGCCAGATCCTGCATTTTCTCCACTTCCAGATGTTTCTCCAGTTGAAGTAGAGCTGCCTTCGTCAGTAGTCTCTCCCGTCAAGGCGCCTTCTTGTTGTGTTACCTCTTCTAAGAGGGCTAAATCATCAACGTTGTATCCAATGTCAGAATTTCTAGTGGATCGATTTGAAGAAGAGAATAGACGATCAATAGAGATATCTGAGAGATCAGATTTGATGAGGTTTCCAATTAATCCTGTGGAGCCTTCACTTGTAGAAGATGAAGAGTCGCTTCCTTCAATTGTTGTGGAAGAACCTTCGCTTCCAGATGTGTCTCCATCTGAAGAAGAGTTTCCGCTTGTAGAAGATGAAGAATCACTTCCTTCAGTTGTTGTGGAAGAACCTTCGCTTCCACCAGATGTGTCTCCAGTTGAAGTAGAGTCGCTAGTTTCGTTTGTTGTAGAGTCTTCGCTACTGTAAATAGAGTCGATTACTTCTAGAAGAAGTTTCGAAGATAGACTTTGATTAGTTAAAGCCAATGCTTTTGTTTTATCAGGTACATTTTTAGCAATAACTGTATCCATCACATTTTCAGGATTGATGGATGCTACCTTAACCATTTCATTCAAAATGGCAAGAGCATCATCAGTAACAAGCAAAGAATTGTTTTGTAAACgtttttcaaaatcatttgTCAGTAAACTGAGAATTAGCTCTGCCATAGGCAAATCATCTGGACGTAGTGCTTCCAGCACAAGAATCAACAAATCGTTGCATTTCGTATCTTTATACCAAAAAGTATTTGCAATAAGATTAAAATTATTTCCGACTTGAGAAGCTAAtttttgaattgtgtttttcgCTAAGATTTTGGAAGTTATATTTTTTTGGTTAATCTTTAAAATCGACAATACAGGCTCAACTTGTGGATCGTATCGAAAATCGAATTTGGAAGATTGATTCCATTTGGTTGTGATGTAGTTCAGATGTGGGATTCTATCGTTTTCCTGTAATCCAAATGGATGTTCAattttgtttacagtttcaGGCAGAAGGCTATTTGCAGAGGGGGGGGAAATTTGTTCTAGCTTTAGCAAGAACGCACGCACTTGATTTTCTTGTTCAGGACCAATGTAATTTGCTGAATAGTGGGTTGATTTTTTAAGTGCGTTGAGATTGCTTATAAAAGCATTATAAGTAATCTTTTCAAGATATTTAGTGATGAATGAGATGTCCCAAAGAATTTGCTTACCAGTTTCAAGAAAAAAAGCACTCTCtcttaaaagagaaaaagtttcATTATGTTGAATAGTTGTATAATGATTAATTaacctttttctgctttcttcaAAAATTTCCCTGGAAGGAGTGAGTGAtaaattttcaataaaattgAAAAGAACAGATCGAGTTTCTTGTTGATGTCcattcaaatgaaaagacaTTTGAGTCAGAGCATCTTCACTCCAGAATTTTGTTGAGAATGCATAAGGAAAAGAATGTTTTGTTTGAACAGCAGTACATTCAAGATAAAGCTTAAATAAGGCATCTTTAGAAAAACTGTTACTCCAAAGAAGAAGATTGGGGCTCCTGAAACGTATCTCCCATTTTTCATTACTTAAACCTTCTTCTGCTTTTTGAAAGTAGAGAAGTGTGCTTTCGTTTCCAGAGGATAAAATTTGAGGATCAAAAGCTGATCCAGCGCCTGATATCACTTCGATTGTTACTTCCTTTTCCAAAGAAATATCCAAATCTAATACTGAATCAGGATGTAAATTGATAGTTAGATTGGCTGCAATGAAAGGAATATTCGTTAATCTTTGAGTACGAAAATCTATCTCTTGTAACTcaggaaaaacagaaattatttttggaCAATTCTTTTCTGAAGAAAGAATACTGATCACGTCAGCACATTCCTGAGAAAATCTAGTAAGTTCTTGCTTGAGCTTTTCAAAGGAAATTTTATCAGGATTACGCATAAAAAATGCGTTCATTGAAACTGGAAAGGGCGGGTTAGTAACAAGGGCCTTAGCTAAAGGAATGTATCCTTTACTACCAAACAATGGCGTGCGTTGatacaaaaatctgtttttttcatcattgaAAAGCCTTTTTAGGAAAGGCCTTAAGTCCTCTACCTCAATAGCACAAGCTTGAAtagcttcatgtgtttttttcaggatAAATTCTAATTGTTGCAAATGAGCATCCGGCATATCTAGATAGATCGAAAATTGGTTTCCACAACTTCCGAATTGATTGATTTCAGCCCAAGAGTTAtcaatcagacctgtttgttctAAGAAATATAGAGGGGTGCTTGCGATTTTTGTGTTAAGAGCGTCTCTTAGAAAAGCAAATGTCTCTTGATCTGCTGAGTCAAACTGCCAATCAAGCTTAATGAGAACAGAGCCTTCTATATTTCCTTTTGCAAGGATAATTTTTCTTGGTTCGCTTTTCGATGGCACTTCTTCTCTTAAGGTGGTGTGTTCTATATTTGTGCTTTGAAGAgatccaaagttttttttcactATTTCGAGCATTTCACTCAGAGATTTAGGCGAAACGATAATGAGAATTTTTTGATTGCCAATGTATCCATTAAAGGTATTTTGGATAATTTCCTCTGTAAGTCCTGATAAGGTAGATGCACTGCCAGAGAAAGAAATATCCAATATCTTAGGGTTAAGGACTTCTTTGGAAATTAAATTTAATCTTTCTCTAGGTGTAGAAAGAGTTTTTATCTTTTCCAGTTCTATATTTTTAGTTGCCCATGTAACAGATTCATAATCAAATTGAATTTTCTTAAGATTTTTAGAAAACTTTTCAAGTGTTGCATTGCCAAACTCATATGGGACAGAAATATGAAACGAAGAGTGATTAGGGCCACATTCAGTTTCCCAAGTCCCGTTATAATTGATGATATCCTTGTGCaaagcagtttttaaaaggGAATACTTTCCCATCATCATTCTTTGTAAGAATTGACCTGTTCCAACTGGCCCCTGGACGTCTAATGCTCCACATTTTGTAGAAAATGCAATGTGAAACTGCGTGCTTTTAATATCCTGAACTAACAAAACATTCATAGATGCTGCAGGCATTGAAAAATAAGTGGAATGCTCTTTTAAAACTCGATTTTCAACGCTAAGTGGATTTTCAAAGTCCCCGTAAGTTAGAGATAAGATTTCTGTTTCGATTGTCTGTAAAGGATCTGCAATGAGGATAGATAAAGAGCAGGTCAATGACACAATATGTGCGCATATACAGACAAGGGAATGAAACTTTCTTGTAAATCGCTTGAAAAGCATCGTTTTTTCCATTATAGGAGGGGGGAGACTTTGCCAGGCTCCTGGTATCTTATTTATTAAGATAGCGATTagaattaaattatttatttatatatctcTCTGAATAGAGTGAAGTACATGTGCATCTTCTTGGAGTCTTTTTAT encodes:
- the LOC132967038 gene encoding uncharacterized protein LOC132967038 — encoded protein: MANNILEPLEQFYSSEDSTTNETSDSTSTGDTSGGSEGSSTTTEGSDSSSSTSGNSSSDGDTSGSEGSSTTIEGSDSSSSTSEGSTGLIGNLIKSDLSDISIDRLFSSSNRSTRNSDIGYNVDDLALLEEVTQQEGALTGETTDEGSSTSTGETSGSGENAGSGSSIITEGSDSSSSTSGDSTSTGDTSSTSGENTGSGSSITTEGSDSSSSTSGDSTSTGDTSSTSGDSTSTGDTSGSEENAGSDPSPTTTILSRASLQTLPLVSSPNSS